Proteins from a genomic interval of Halomonas alkaliantarctica:
- the argS gene encoding arginine--tRNA ligase translates to MKDTIVSLLEGAVTALKHQGVLPNDLQPTIKVDPTKDKAHGDYATNLALMLAKPAGKNPRELANALVAALPESDAIQKTEIAGPGFINFFAAADAAAQIVAQVLDCGDTFGRSMVGKGEKVQVEFVSANPTGPLHVGHGRGAAIGDCLCRLLEATGFDVTREFYYNDAGAQIANLARSVQARVKGLGPDDDSWPEDGYRGEYIVDVANDYLAGKTVSADDREVTAKKDPDDLDAIQDFAVAWLRREQDLDLKAFGVEFDVYFLESSLYEDGKVDATVEKLVKAGHTYEEDGAMWLRTTDFGDDKDRVMRKQDGGYTYFLPDVAYHLDKWQRGFKTVINEQGADHHSTVTRVRAGLQALEVGIPKGWPDYVLHQMVMVTRSGVEVKLSKRAGSYVTVRDLIDEVGRDATRFFLAARRADSQLTFDIDLARSQSNDNPVYYIQYAHARVCSMLRKAQDADQPFDHALALANLALLDSDQEKAVLNRLARFPEVVETAARNREPQQVAQYLLDLSGDFHTCYNAVKVMVDDDTLRNTRLALGLATRQVLRNGLDLMGVSAPEEM, encoded by the coding sequence ATGAAAGACACGATAGTTTCTCTGCTCGAAGGCGCGGTCACCGCGCTCAAGCACCAAGGCGTGCTGCCAAACGACCTTCAGCCCACCATCAAAGTGGATCCTACCAAAGACAAGGCCCACGGCGATTACGCCACCAATTTGGCGCTGATGTTGGCCAAACCGGCAGGCAAAAATCCGCGTGAACTAGCCAACGCGCTGGTCGCAGCGCTACCCGAAAGCGACGCTATCCAAAAAACCGAAATTGCGGGCCCCGGGTTTATCAACTTTTTCGCCGCCGCCGATGCCGCCGCGCAAATCGTTGCCCAGGTGCTCGACTGCGGCGACACCTTTGGCCGCAGCATGGTGGGCAAAGGTGAGAAGGTTCAGGTCGAGTTCGTTTCCGCCAACCCCACCGGCCCGCTGCACGTAGGTCATGGTCGTGGCGCAGCGATTGGCGACTGCCTATGCCGCCTGCTCGAAGCCACCGGTTTTGATGTCACCCGCGAGTTCTACTACAACGACGCTGGCGCCCAGATCGCCAACCTGGCGCGCTCGGTACAAGCCCGGGTAAAAGGCTTAGGCCCTGACGATGATAGCTGGCCCGAAGACGGCTATCGCGGCGAGTACATTGTCGATGTCGCCAACGACTACCTGGCAGGCAAAACGGTCAGTGCCGATGACCGCGAAGTCACCGCCAAAAAAGACCCAGATGATTTAGACGCCATCCAAGATTTTGCCGTGGCGTGGCTGCGTCGCGAACAAGATCTGGATCTAAAAGCCTTCGGTGTGGAGTTTGACGTCTATTTCCTAGAGTCCTCACTCTATGAAGATGGCAAAGTGGACGCCACCGTTGAGAAGCTGGTGAAGGCGGGCCACACCTATGAAGAAGATGGCGCCATGTGGCTACGCACCACCGACTTCGGTGATGATAAAGACCGCGTGATGCGCAAACAGGACGGTGGCTACACCTACTTTCTGCCCGATGTGGCCTACCACTTGGACAAATGGCAACGCGGTTTCAAAACCGTGATCAACGAACAGGGCGCCGACCACCACTCCACCGTCACCCGCGTGCGCGCCGGTTTGCAGGCGCTGGAAGTGGGCATTCCCAAAGGCTGGCCCGACTATGTGCTCCACCAGATGGTCATGGTCACCCGTTCTGGCGTCGAGGTAAAACTATCCAAACGCGCGGGCAGCTACGTCACCGTGCGCGACCTGATCGACGAAGTGGGCCGCGACGCCACGCGCTTCTTCCTCGCCGCCCGCCGCGCCGACTCCCAGCTCACTTTTGATATCGACCTGGCCCGCTCCCAGTCGAATGACAACCCGGTCTACTACATCCAGTACGCCCACGCCCGGGTCTGCAGCATGCTGCGTAAAGCCCAGGATGCCGACCAGCCGTTTGATCATGCCCTGGCACTGGCCAACCTGGCGTTATTGGACAGCGACCAGGAGAAAGCCGTACTTAATCGGCTAGCGCGCTTCCCTGAAGTCGTGGAAACCGCCGCCAGAAACCGCGAGCCCCAGCAGGTTGCCCAGTATTTGCTCGACCTTTCCGGCGACTTCCACACCTGCTATAACGCTGTCAAAGTGATGGTCGATGACGACACCCTGCGCAATACGCGTCTGGCGCTGGGCCTCGCCACCCGTCAAGTGCTACGCAACGGGCTTGATTTAATGGGGGTTAGCGCCCCAGAGGAGATGTAA
- the ubiE gene encoding bifunctional demethylmenaquinone methyltransferase/2-methoxy-6-polyprenyl-1,4-benzoquinol methylase UbiE yields MSPTEKRTTDFGFQEVPVDEKASRVADVFHSVAARYDVMNDLMSMGIHRIWKRLTIERAGVRPGHHVLDIAGGTGDLTLKFSRLVGPRGKVVLADINASMLKVGRDKLMDNGVGGNVEYVQANAESLPFPDNSFDCITIAFGLRNVTDKDAALRSMARVLKPGGRLLVLEFSKPNNPLLSKAYDEYSFRLLPKMGELVAGDGDSYRYLAESIRMHPDQETLKAMMEEAGLERVEYTNLTGGIVALHRGIKL; encoded by the coding sequence ATGAGCCCCACAGAAAAACGCACCACAGACTTTGGTTTTCAGGAAGTCCCTGTTGATGAAAAAGCCTCGCGAGTGGCTGATGTTTTCCACTCCGTGGCTGCTCGCTACGATGTGATGAACGACCTCATGTCCATGGGCATCCACCGGATATGGAAGCGTCTTACCATTGAGCGCGCGGGCGTGCGCCCCGGTCACCACGTGCTGGATATTGCGGGCGGCACGGGCGATTTAACGCTTAAGTTTTCCCGCTTGGTTGGCCCCCGGGGCAAAGTCGTACTGGCTGATATTAATGCCTCAATGCTCAAAGTGGGCCGCGACAAGCTGATGGATAACGGCGTAGGTGGCAACGTCGAGTATGTTCAAGCCAATGCCGAAAGCCTGCCTTTTCCCGATAACAGCTTCGACTGCATTACCATTGCCTTTGGTCTGCGTAATGTCACCGATAAGGATGCCGCGCTGCGCTCCATGGCCCGGGTGCTCAAGCCGGGTGGTCGCCTGCTGGTGCTGGAGTTCTCCAAACCCAACAATCCGCTGCTCTCCAAGGCCTACGATGAGTACTCTTTCCGCCTGCTGCCCAAAATGGGCGAACTCGTGGCGGGGGACGGCGACAGCTACCGCTACCTGGCGGAGTCGATTCGCATGCACCCGGATCAGGAAACGCTCAAAGCCATGATGGAAGAGGCAGGGCTTGAGCGGGTTGAGTACACCAATCTCACCGGCGGTATCGTCGCTCTACACCGCGGCATTAAGCTATGA
- the hslV gene encoding ATP-dependent protease subunit HslV produces the protein MTTIVSVRRGNQVALAGDGQVSLGNTVMKGNASKVRRLYRGKVLAGFAGGTADAFTLFERFEAQLEKYQGHLTKAAVELAKDWRTDRALRRLEALLAVADHSASLIITGNGDVVEPERGIIAIGSGGNFAQASARALLENTELSAREITEKSLSIAGDICVFTNHHVTLEELSIDDR, from the coding sequence ATGACCACTATTGTCTCCGTTCGTCGTGGTAACCAGGTCGCCCTCGCTGGCGACGGCCAAGTATCGCTGGGCAATACCGTAATGAAGGGTAACGCCAGCAAAGTTCGCCGCCTTTACCGCGGCAAGGTACTGGCCGGGTTTGCGGGTGGCACGGCGGATGCGTTCACCCTGTTTGAGCGCTTTGAAGCACAGCTGGAAAAGTACCAGGGCCATTTGACCAAGGCTGCTGTCGAGCTTGCCAAAGATTGGCGCACCGACCGGGCGCTGCGCCGCTTGGAAGCACTGCTCGCCGTCGCCGATCACAGCGCCTCACTGATCATTACCGGCAACGGCGATGTGGTCGAACCCGAGCGCGGCATTATTGCCATTGGCTCTGGCGGTAACTTCGCCCAGGCCAGCGCTCGAGCGCTACTGGAAAACACCGAGCTATCGGCGCGTGAAATTACCGAGAAGTCGCTTTCGATCGCTGGTGATATCTGTGTATTCACCAACCACCACGTGACCCTCGAAGAGCTGTCGATTGACGATCGCTAA
- the hslU gene encoding ATP-dependent protease ATPase subunit HslU, with protein sequence MTQMTPREIVHALDQYIIGQQDAKRAVAIALRNRWRRMQLDDDLRPEVTPKNILMIGPTGVGKTEIARRLAKLAKAPFIKVEATKFTEVGYVGRDVESIIRDLMEAAIKMVREQAKEEVSHRAEDAAEDRVLDALLPPPRGQEDKPREDSGTRQTFRKKLREGQLNDKEIDIEISSQGQGIDIMTPPGMEEMTSQLQSMFSNMGQQKRENRRVTVKEALVLLRDEEAGKLVNEEEIKSRAVYSVEQHGIVFLDEIDKVAKGSGQSSGGEVSREGVQRDLLPLIEGSTVSTKYGMVKTDHILFIASGAFHLSRPSDLIPELQGRLPIRVELDALTPNDFKRILTEPSASLTKQYQALLATEGLDVEFTPDGIERIAQISWQVNEGTENIGARRLHTVMERLLEEASFRGGDMESPLVIDGDYVNAQLGELAVDEDLSRYIL encoded by the coding sequence ATGACTCAGATGACACCCCGCGAAATTGTTCACGCCCTAGACCAGTACATTATTGGCCAGCAGGATGCTAAACGTGCCGTTGCAATCGCTCTTCGCAACCGCTGGCGTCGTATGCAGCTCGATGACGACCTGCGCCCTGAAGTCACGCCTAAAAACATTTTGATGATTGGCCCCACGGGCGTGGGTAAAACCGAGATTGCCCGCCGCCTAGCCAAACTGGCTAAAGCGCCGTTTATTAAAGTCGAAGCGACCAAGTTTACCGAAGTTGGCTATGTGGGCCGTGATGTTGAGTCGATTATTCGCGACTTAATGGAAGCAGCGATCAAGATGGTGCGCGAACAGGCCAAAGAGGAGGTCAGTCACCGCGCCGAAGATGCTGCCGAAGACCGCGTACTGGATGCCCTTCTGCCGCCGCCGCGAGGTCAGGAAGATAAACCCCGTGAAGACAGCGGCACCCGCCAGACCTTTCGCAAAAAGCTTCGCGAAGGGCAGTTGAACGACAAAGAGATTGATATCGAAATCTCCTCCCAGGGCCAAGGCATCGACATCATGACGCCGCCAGGCATGGAAGAGATGACCAGCCAGCTGCAGAGCATGTTCTCCAACATGGGCCAGCAGAAGCGTGAAAACCGCCGCGTAACGGTCAAAGAGGCGCTGGTACTGCTACGCGATGAAGAAGCGGGCAAGCTGGTCAACGAGGAAGAGATCAAATCCCGCGCGGTCTACTCGGTCGAGCAACACGGTATCGTGTTCCTGGATGAGATCGATAAAGTCGCCAAGGGCAGCGGCCAGTCCAGCGGTGGCGAAGTTTCCCGTGAGGGCGTCCAGCGTGATCTGCTGCCACTGATTGAAGGTTCTACCGTCTCAACCAAGTACGGCATGGTTAAAACCGATCACATCCTGTTTATCGCCTCCGGTGCCTTCCACCTGTCGCGCCCGTCGGATCTGATTCCAGAGCTTCAGGGCCGCCTGCCGATCCGCGTTGAGCTCGACGCGCTTACGCCCAACGACTTTAAGCGCATCCTCACCGAGCCCTCCGCCTCGCTGACCAAGCAGTACCAAGCGCTGCTGGCCACCGAAGGGCTCGACGTTGAGTTTACTCCCGACGGTATCGAGCGCATCGCGCAGATCTCCTGGCAGGTCAATGAAGGCACTGAAAATATCGGCGCCCGCCGCCTCCATACGGTGATGGAGCGGCTGCTAGAAGAGGCCTCATTCAGAGGTGGCGATATGGAGAGCCCGCTGGTGATTGACGGCGATTATGTCAACGCTCAGCTTGGTGAACTGGCGGTCGACGAAGACCTGTCTCGGTATATTCTATAA
- a CDS encoding SPOR domain-containing protein, with product MASPRKKPAPRRGATSQRKSNRSSGGGFRLPGWLWGLAGMAAGFFLAQHQHGTAPWQEQSEAPQATVMPKPSGSEERAAARETEEAAEPSMPTFEFYTLLPETEVIAPGVTLPSSVVRPEAPEQTADSDAATDAAGDDPIAQVIAANTRPEDQVSAAQKNEAATNTPGRYMLQAASFREASDAEQLRGRLRNLSLLAEISEVQADGNTWHRVQVGPYEDTRELNRAQDLMNTQGIEPLLIQLQN from the coding sequence ATGGCTAGCCCGCGCAAAAAACCCGCCCCCCGCCGCGGAGCCACCTCGCAGCGCAAGTCCAACCGCAGCTCAGGCGGCGGCTTTCGCCTACCCGGTTGGCTGTGGGGCCTTGCCGGCATGGCAGCTGGCTTCTTTCTGGCTCAGCACCAGCACGGCACCGCCCCCTGGCAAGAGCAGAGCGAAGCGCCTCAAGCCACTGTGATGCCCAAACCCTCGGGTAGCGAAGAGCGCGCCGCCGCTCGGGAAACCGAGGAAGCCGCCGAGCCGTCCATGCCAACGTTTGAGTTTTATACCCTGCTGCCTGAAACCGAGGTCATTGCCCCCGGCGTCACGCTGCCGTCAAGCGTAGTGCGCCCAGAGGCTCCTGAACAAACAGCCGATAGCGATGCAGCCACGGACGCCGCAGGCGATGACCCCATTGCCCAAGTCATCGCCGCCAATACCCGGCCTGAAGACCAGGTCTCAGCGGCCCAGAAAAATGAGGCAGCTACCAATACCCCAGGGCGCTATATGCTTCAGGCGGCCTCATTTCGAGAGGCAAGCGACGCCGAGCAGTTGCGCGGCCGACTGCGCAATTTAAGCCTGCTGGCGGAAATCAGCGAAGTACAGGCGGATGGCAATACCTGGCACCGGGTACAAGTGGGGCCTTACGAGGACACCCGGGAGCTGAACCGCGCCCAGGACTTAATGAATACCCAAGGTATCGAGCCCCTGCTTATTCAACTGCAAAACTAA
- a CDS encoding DUF971 domain-containing protein, protein MNAPTPTRVHYHKQNRELELGYANGENFHLPVELLRVYSPSAEVRGHGGDTAVLQVGKKDVGLQNITQAGNYALKLHFDDGHDSGLFSWNYLYDLATHQEAYWNNYLQRLKEAGASREPASIQFKQL, encoded by the coding sequence ATGAATGCCCCTACCCCCACTCGGGTTCACTACCATAAGCAGAACCGCGAACTGGAACTTGGCTACGCCAATGGGGAGAATTTTCACCTCCCGGTTGAGTTGTTACGCGTCTATTCACCCTCCGCCGAAGTGCGCGGGCACGGTGGTGACACGGCGGTACTGCAAGTGGGTAAAAAAGATGTCGGTCTACAGAATATTACCCAGGCGGGCAATTACGCGCTGAAACTGCACTTTGACGATGGGCATGATAGCGGGCTGTTTAGCTGGAACTATCTGTATGACCTAGCGACCCACCAGGAAGCTTACTGGAACAACTACTTGCAGCGCTTAAAAGAGGCCGGGGCCTCACGGGAGCCCGCCAGCATCCAATTCAAGCAACTGTGA